One Lacipirellulaceae bacterium DNA window includes the following coding sequences:
- a CDS encoding lysylphosphatidylglycerol synthase domain-containing protein → MSPAKYRKIIKLALAVAIVAAIAASLQHSGRQLGQMNLTISPMKLAVAIALTLIYRLLNASVWSQVLAGLGQRVAVIPSAALWLKTEAARWLPGSVWNFGTRAVVSKKLSVPATVGALSVVAELMLVIAAWSLIAGCGGVYYREVLSQTLKTIPTRSSLLAFGIGFLTCLAGLTLFRQQLRNAYQKGQAKLRSKLQHLADCSLAWGSLGKAAVAYTVLNLINGVCFWLIVASISPESSLPVEAAIAANATAWLVGFFAIFAPGGLVVREACLATLLSAWLSPATAIAAAILWRVVQIAVEIGALLAAVVLEMALKSGQSASRPA, encoded by the coding sequence ATGAGCCCAGCCAAATACAGGAAGATCATCAAGCTTGCCCTCGCTGTAGCGATTGTTGCTGCGATAGCTGCTTCTTTGCAGCACTCGGGCCGCCAACTTGGCCAGATGAACTTGACGATCTCTCCGATGAAGCTCGCTGTGGCGATTGCTCTTACCTTGATTTATCGCTTGCTCAATGCAAGTGTCTGGTCGCAGGTCCTCGCGGGATTGGGACAGAGGGTTGCGGTGATTCCTTCGGCTGCCCTCTGGCTCAAGACCGAAGCGGCCCGCTGGCTACCAGGCAGCGTATGGAACTTCGGAACTCGTGCCGTGGTCAGTAAAAAGCTCTCTGTACCTGCAACCGTTGGTGCGCTGAGCGTTGTGGCGGAGCTTATGCTCGTGATCGCAGCATGGTCATTGATCGCCGGTTGTGGCGGGGTGTATTACCGGGAAGTTTTGAGCCAAACCTTGAAGACGATTCCAACTCGGTCGTCACTGTTGGCTTTCGGGATTGGTTTCCTAACGTGCTTGGCGGGACTGACTCTATTTCGCCAGCAGCTACGAAACGCTTACCAAAAGGGGCAGGCGAAACTACGCTCCAAATTACAGCACCTAGCCGACTGCAGTCTCGCCTGGGGGTCTCTCGGAAAAGCGGCAGTCGCTTATACCGTTTTGAACCTAATCAACGGGGTTTGCTTCTGGCTGATTGTTGCTTCGATTAGCCCGGAGAGTTCATTACCCGTTGAAGCTGCCATCGCCGCCAACGCAACAGCTTGGCTTGTTGGTTTCTTTGCGATCTTCGCCCCTGGTGGTTTGGTCGTTCGAGAGGCTTGCTTGGCAACCCTACTGAGTGCTTGGCTTTCGCCCGCGACAGCGATTGCCGCTGCAATCCTTTGGCGCGTTGTGCAGATTGCAGTGGAGATTGGTGCTCTTTTGGCCGCCGTCGTTCTAGAAATGGCGCTGAAGTCGGGCCAGTCTGCAAGTCGGCCTGCATGA